A DNA window from Pseudodesulfovibrio thermohalotolerans contains the following coding sequences:
- a CDS encoding chemotaxis protein CheA yields MQDSIIQCIEDIERRILEVDATGQGVEAVVDALGLSCMQLSSAGVIALLDMLKDGITPVNGDIVTAMLNICEAQKKFFFALGGLLEGSGDALAKIKTAPPAPAFEESEEEAARAFEEPPAAKAGVPEARAEETEEKPSPEADAKSNAKHAPQGISSIRVPTDRLDRVIELVGKLMVTYAVIAQGGATNVTQMASSLRELDNVISKLQQEVNAIRLVPLKQIFMPMHRLVKSLSQKIGKKLDFEVRGDDLALDKTIVESLNEPLVHLLRNAVDHGLEDPEGRKAAGKPETGTVSLSAWRKGDNAFIQVGDDGRGLDPDRILSKALEKGLADPDKEYSKDEILQFVLQSGFSTAEKITDVSGRGVGMDAVVNAIKVALDGEVSIESELGKGANFTISIPLDRSANEGIVDALVCRVGGDTFIMPSRDVVEIYMPRRNDVVELPDGRETVDVRGEIHSLLRLADLLELTPEIENIEMAQAIVVRVGDYKGAILVDEVLRQQQVVITGFTVPVEEIFNVPILGYGMMGESDALVIDAEEMIRQFQERIAETARTSLT; encoded by the coding sequence ATGCAGGACAGCATCATTCAGTGCATCGAGGACATAGAACGGCGGATTCTAGAAGTGGACGCCACGGGCCAGGGGGTGGAGGCCGTGGTGGACGCTCTCGGCCTCTCGTGTATGCAGCTCTCCTCGGCTGGGGTCATCGCCCTGCTGGACATGCTCAAGGACGGCATCACGCCCGTCAACGGCGACATCGTCACCGCCATGCTCAACATCTGCGAAGCGCAAAAGAAATTTTTCTTCGCCCTGGGCGGCCTGCTCGAAGGCAGCGGCGATGCCCTGGCCAAGATCAAAACCGCACCGCCCGCCCCGGCTTTTGAGGAAAGCGAAGAGGAAGCGGCCCGGGCCTTCGAGGAGCCGCCCGCCGCCAAAGCCGGAGTTCCTGAAGCTCGCGCCGAAGAAACCGAAGAAAAACCCAGCCCGGAAGCCGACGCCAAATCGAACGCCAAGCACGCGCCGCAAGGCATCTCGTCCATTCGCGTTCCCACGGACCGCCTGGACCGGGTCATCGAACTGGTTGGCAAGCTCATGGTCACTTACGCGGTCATCGCACAGGGCGGAGCCACCAATGTGACGCAGATGGCCTCCAGCCTCCGGGAACTCGACAACGTCATTTCCAAGCTCCAGCAAGAGGTCAACGCCATTCGGCTGGTGCCGCTCAAGCAGATTTTCATGCCCATGCACAGGCTGGTAAAAAGCCTCTCCCAAAAAATCGGCAAAAAGCTCGACTTCGAGGTCCGGGGCGACGATCTGGCCCTCGACAAAACCATAGTCGAAAGCCTCAACGAGCCGCTGGTCCACCTCCTGCGCAACGCCGTGGACCACGGCCTGGAAGACCCCGAGGGGCGCAAGGCGGCGGGCAAGCCCGAGACCGGAACCGTGTCCCTGTCCGCCTGGCGCAAGGGCGACAACGCCTTCATCCAGGTCGGCGACGACGGGCGCGGGCTCGATCCCGACCGAATCCTGTCCAAGGCGCTTGAAAAGGGGCTGGCCGATCCCGACAAGGAATACTCCAAGGACGAAATCCTTCAGTTCGTGCTTCAGAGCGGTTTCTCCACCGCCGAAAAAATCACCGATGTCTCCGGGCGCGGCGTGGGCATGGACGCCGTGGTCAACGCCATCAAGGTCGCCCTGGACGGCGAAGTGTCCATCGAGAGCGAGCTGGGCAAGGGCGCGAACTTTACCATCTCCATCCCCCTGGACCGATCGGCCAACGAAGGCATCGTGGACGCCCTGGTCTGCCGGGTCGGCGGCGACACTTTCATCATGCCCAGCCGCGATGTGGTGGAAATCTACATGCCCCGGCGCAACGACGTGGTGGAACTGCCCGACGGCCGCGAGACCGTGGACGTGCGCGGCGAGATACACTCCCTGCTCCGACTGGCGGACCTCCTTGAACTGACGCCGGAGATCGAGAACATCGAGATGGCCCAGGCCATCGTGGTCCGGGTCGGCGATTACAAGGGCGCCATCCTGGTCGACGAGGTGCTGCGCCAGCAGCAGGTGGTCATCACCGGGTTCACCGTCCCGGTGGAGGAAATCTTCAACGTCCCCATTCTCGGCTATGGCATGATGGGCGAATCCGACGCCCTGGTCATCGACGCCGAAGAGATGATCCGCCAGTTCCAGGAACGCATTGCCGAAACCGCCCGGACCTCCTTGACATGA
- a CDS encoding Hpt domain-containing protein — protein MSEDPMVEEFFSEVNDKYYPQVMEGLELLENGDLGQGIEILARPLHTIKGVTGFMSGFEEASHFTHKIEDFLKKVQSGEVDSSPDNVTLLSRGVNMIFQVLEQLRVGDTDTEEREEVLGFIAAASAVGQNEAEATGAGVDTETVNGVTVIKVNDPRVHLDAQFKPIISAILSIEPGDPVLLDLGGVLTFGSGAWAAVASMGVTFKIAACNVSPDARQTLIGWGFDKTISVYPDRETYFTTQ, from the coding sequence ATGAGCGAAGACCCGATGGTCGAGGAGTTCTTCTCCGAGGTCAACGACAAGTATTACCCGCAGGTGATGGAGGGGCTTGAACTGCTTGAGAACGGCGACCTCGGGCAGGGCATAGAGATACTGGCCCGTCCGCTGCACACCATCAAGGGCGTCACCGGCTTCATGTCGGGATTTGAAGAGGCTTCCCACTTCACCCACAAGATCGAGGACTTTCTGAAGAAGGTCCAGTCCGGCGAAGTGGATTCCTCTCCGGACAACGTCACCCTGCTCTCGCGCGGCGTGAACATGATCTTCCAGGTACTCGAACAACTGCGCGTCGGCGATACGGACACCGAAGAGCGCGAAGAGGTCCTCGGCTTCATAGCGGCGGCGTCCGCCGTAGGACAGAACGAAGCCGAAGCAACCGGAGCCGGCGTGGACACGGAGACCGTAAACGGGGTGACCGTGATCAAGGTCAACGACCCGCGCGTCCATCTGGACGCCCAGTTCAAACCCATCATCTCCGCGATCTTGTCCATCGAACCCGGCGACCCCGTGCTCCTCGACCTGGGCGGAGTGCTGACCTTCGGGTCCGGGGCATGGGCCGCCGTGGCCAGCATGGGCGTCACCTTCAAAATCGCCGCCTGCAACGTTTCCCCGGACGCCCGACAGACGCTCATAGGCTGGGGATTCGACAAGACCATCTCCGTATACCCCGACCGCGAGACCTATTTCACGACGCAATAA
- a CDS encoding response regulator: MRALIVEDEFLSRKVLRSFLMTLFDVDIVVNGREAVEAFKLGHDEKRPYDLILMDIMMPEVDGIEALQRIRDLETENGYRPRVKVIMTTALDDPQTVIRTFHDGEASAYIVKPVAKDKLYAELEKLGLLHK, from the coding sequence ATGCGTGCACTTATTGTCGAAGACGAATTCCTGAGCCGAAAGGTTCTGCGGTCGTTCCTGATGACCCTGTTCGATGTGGACATCGTGGTCAACGGCCGGGAAGCGGTCGAAGCCTTCAAATTGGGCCATGACGAAAAAAGGCCCTACGACCTTATCCTCATGGACATCATGATGCCCGAGGTGGACGGCATTGAGGCATTGCAGCGAATCCGGGATCTCGAAACGGAAAACGGCTACCGCCCGAGGGTCAAGGTTATCATGACCACGGCCCTGGACGATCCCCAGACGGTCATCCGAACCTTCCATGACGGCGAGGCGTCGGCCTACATCGTCAAGCCGGTCGCCAAGGACAAGCTGTATGCCGAACTGGAAAAACTGGGACTTCTGCACAAGTAG
- a CDS encoding TrmH family RNA methyltransferase encodes MIRQITEDRKKRIDGVLARRQKDLTLIMDNIWDPHNVSAVLRSCDAFGVAGVHLYYTDSQWPDLAKKTSGSAKKWIELTRHVDAADMVGHLKAQGTRILRTGFSESARPVMDFDFTKPTAIILSNEHRGTSPELAELAPDEIYIPMQGMVQSFNVSVAAAIILYQAFVQRDAAGMYDNPSFSREELESLKTEWYSR; translated from the coding sequence ATGATCAGACAGATTACGGAAGACAGGAAGAAACGTATTGACGGGGTGTTGGCCAGGAGACAAAAGGACCTGACCTTGATCATGGACAACATCTGGGACCCTCATAACGTCTCGGCGGTTCTCAGAAGCTGCGATGCCTTTGGGGTGGCCGGGGTACATTTGTACTATACGGATTCCCAATGGCCGGACCTGGCCAAGAAGACTTCTGGATCGGCCAAGAAATGGATTGAGCTTACACGCCACGTGGACGCCGCCGATATGGTCGGTCACCTCAAGGCGCAGGGGACTCGAATCCTCAGGACGGGGTTCTCCGAATCGGCGCGGCCGGTCATGGACTTCGATTTCACCAAACCCACCGCGATCATATTGAGCAACGAGCACCGGGGCACATCCCCGGAGCTGGCCGAGCTCGCTCCCGACGAAATCTATATCCCCATGCAGGGCATGGTGCAGAGCTTCAACGTATCGGTGGCCGCGGCCATCATTCTCTATCAGGCGTTCGTCCAGCGCGACGCCGCAGGCATGTACGACAATCCCTCCTTTTCACGGGAGGAACTGGAATCGCTTAAAACAGAATGGTATTCGAGATAA
- a CDS encoding L-threonylcarbamoyladenylate synthase yields MQELLKVLRSDGIVIYPTETLYALGCDATSAAACDRVASVKGRSEERPLPLIIGGLDMLALVTAEKPRSLLDLAAAFWPGPLSILVKALPELPSWLSDEEGYTSVRWSGHPFASELSRRFRKPIVATSANLSGKPAAALPEDIDSKLLDMVDGSYFDPPWPRGHKASTVVRMLGSSKLEIIREGEISIKKLCDKGFSVAVRNA; encoded by the coding sequence ATGCAAGAGTTGCTCAAGGTTCTGCGTTCAGACGGCATCGTGATCTATCCTACTGAAACTCTCTATGCGCTGGGTTGTGACGCCACCAGCGCAGCGGCCTGCGACCGCGTGGCCAGTGTGAAGGGGCGTTCCGAGGAACGGCCTCTTCCCCTGATAATCGGCGGCCTGGACATGTTGGCTTTGGTTACAGCCGAGAAACCCCGCTCCCTCCTGGACCTGGCGGCCGCGTTTTGGCCCGGTCCGTTGTCCATTCTGGTCAAGGCGCTGCCCGAACTCCCTTCCTGGCTTTCCGACGAAGAGGGGTACACTTCGGTCCGTTGGTCCGGCCATCCCTTTGCCTCCGAACTTTCCCGCCGGTTCCGCAAACCCATCGTGGCCACCAGCGCGAATCTGTCCGGCAAGCCCGCAGCGGCCCTGCCCGAGGATATCGATTCGAAGCTGCTGGATATGGTGGACGGGTCCTATTTCGACCCGCCGTGGCCGCGCGGACACAAGGCGTCCACCGTGGTCCGGATGCTCGGTTCGAGCAAGCTGGAGATTATCCGTGAGGGTGAAATTTCCATCAAGAAGCTTTGCGACAAGGGATTCTCCGTGGCCGTGCGCAACGCCTGA
- a CDS encoding NUDIX hydrolase produces the protein MGKVRVCPHCGGEIEVYRNPAPTVDVVIAMDLPEGGEGVVLIERSNPPLGWALPGGFVDYGETCEQAAVREMKEETGLDVRLTGLLGVYSDPDRDPRRHTMSVVYTGEAEDPSRLQAGDDAAVARVFPLGEWPELAFDHARILADFLARRDRRPDAH, from the coding sequence ATGGGCAAAGTTCGGGTCTGTCCCCACTGCGGGGGCGAAATCGAGGTGTATAGGAATCCAGCCCCTACGGTGGACGTGGTCATAGCCATGGACTTGCCGGAGGGCGGGGAGGGCGTGGTCCTCATCGAGCGGAGCAATCCGCCGCTTGGGTGGGCGTTGCCCGGCGGGTTCGTGGATTACGGCGAAACCTGTGAGCAGGCCGCGGTGCGCGAGATGAAGGAAGAGACCGGGCTGGACGTGCGCCTCACCGGGTTGCTCGGGGTCTACTCGGACCCGGACCGCGATCCGCGCAGACATACCATGAGCGTGGTCTACACTGGCGAGGCCGAGGACCCGTCCCGGCTCCAGGCGGGCGACGATGCGGCCGTGGCAAGGGTCTTTCCCCTGGGCGAATGGCCCGAGCTGGCTTTTGACCACGCGCGGATATTGGCGGATTTTCTGGCCCGCCGGGACCGCCGACCGGACGCGCATTGA